A genome region from Maridesulfovibrio salexigens DSM 2638 includes the following:
- a CDS encoding DnaA ATPase domain-containing protein: MKEALRNHLLNSCSDSELARWFDPINIDISEKNGEVVVTFPHAFFGQWFKSSIQDRFEEQLGQFLGSGFSISYSNNGSNHTSVQEQPVSVKKIDFPFGHNFTFENFLIGKKNYFPLASAKEVARVENISFNPFVICGKSGSGKSHLLKAIANEVCKKVDREKVFLGNVDDVQNIYSVRFGGDIMRARNYFFDFEYFFLDDLRQIKKYEHLQQELISIFNNFYEHGKQMVFSCTDKLASYDFLNKNLKSRLEWGLIVTLKRPDLEIRAKYVQKQCKLKKLPLSKDQILTLSQRFQDFRYLQGIIIKLSAFRELVRKNMDDRDFEHILSNTEEKADETLTPEYVIESVASHFNLKPSDLTGSKRHKMTAHARQVAMYLCRELLGISYPALGRTFGGKDHSTVLYSVKKIQELQRDDRVLKRLLIDLKNKCLLRVSN, encoded by the coding sequence GTGAAAGAAGCACTGAGAAATCACCTTTTAAATTCATGCTCTGATTCCGAGCTGGCACGCTGGTTTGACCCCATAAATATCGACATCTCCGAAAAAAACGGGGAGGTTGTTGTCACATTCCCACACGCTTTTTTCGGGCAATGGTTCAAATCAAGCATACAGGATCGTTTTGAGGAACAGCTGGGCCAGTTTCTGGGCAGCGGATTCTCTATATCCTACTCAAATAACGGATCAAACCACACCTCGGTTCAAGAGCAACCCGTCAGCGTCAAGAAAATCGACTTTCCATTCGGGCACAACTTCACTTTTGAAAACTTCCTGATCGGCAAAAAGAACTACTTTCCCCTTGCCTCAGCCAAGGAAGTCGCCCGTGTGGAGAATATTTCATTCAATCCCTTTGTCATTTGCGGTAAAAGCGGATCAGGGAAATCACACCTTCTAAAAGCCATAGCCAACGAAGTCTGCAAAAAGGTAGACCGGGAAAAAGTATTCCTCGGCAACGTTGATGACGTGCAGAATATCTACTCTGTCCGTTTCGGCGGTGACATCATGCGTGCAAGGAATTATTTCTTTGATTTCGAATACTTTTTCCTCGATGACCTCAGGCAGATTAAAAAATACGAACATCTGCAGCAGGAACTCATCTCCATTTTCAACAACTTTTATGAACATGGAAAACAGATGGTCTTCAGCTGTACCGACAAACTGGCTTCCTATGACTTTTTGAACAAGAACCTCAAATCAAGGCTCGAATGGGGACTCATCGTCACCCTGAAAAGGCCGGACCTGGAGATCAGGGCCAAGTATGTTCAAAAGCAGTGCAAACTGAAAAAACTGCCGTTGAGCAAGGACCAGATCCTGACTCTTTCCCAAAGATTTCAGGACTTCAGATACCTGCAGGGTATCATCATCAAACTTTCTGCATTCCGTGAACTTGTGCGCAAGAACATGGATGACCGGGATTTTGAACACATTCTTAGTAACACGGAAGAAAAGGCTGACGAGACCCTTACACCTGAATACGTAATTGAGTCCGTAGCCTCCCATTTCAACCTCAAACCATCCGACCTTACAGGGAGCAAAAGGCACAAAATGACTGCCCACGCCAGACAGGTGGCTATGTACCTTTGCAGGGAACTTTTAGGAATTTCATACCCGGCCCTGGGACGGACATTTGGAGGGAAAGACCACTCAACTGTTCTTTATTCGGTAAAAAAAATACAAGAATTACAAAGAGATGACAGAGTTTTGAAAAGACTGTTGATAGACTTGAAGAATAAGTGTCTTTTGCGTGTCTCAAACTGA
- a CDS encoding LysR family transcriptional regulator encodes MTDSQTLDKLMFFIYDIRMFDIFKTAQLTPDLLRSFVVAADTGSFTRTAGLVHKTQAAVSMQIKKLEEDLQCLLFKRDGRGVTLTVEGEILYRYSSKILKLHDEALTAVSAPTLHGKIRLGAPDDYAMKHLPGILREFAVNHPQVQIDVFCDDTPTLSKMLKNGQLDLVIATDKVKTKYSAPLELTWILPQRMDPSEVEELPLALFHPVCCYRENGLKALNKIGRKYRIAYGSPSLAGLLAAVQGGLAIAVVTKDTTANGCRHAIPSDGLPPIESIYIDLRFQPGIRSEVISVFGGFIAKGLGIVI; translated from the coding sequence ATGACTGACTCACAGACATTAGACAAACTAATGTTTTTTATCTACGACATAAGAATGTTTGATATCTTTAAAACAGCACAATTAACTCCTGACCTACTTCGTTCCTTTGTTGTCGCAGCAGACACAGGCAGTTTTACCCGCACAGCAGGTCTTGTTCACAAGACGCAGGCAGCAGTAAGCATGCAAATAAAAAAGCTTGAAGAAGACCTCCAATGCCTGCTTTTTAAACGTGACGGAAGAGGAGTTACTTTAACCGTGGAAGGAGAAATTCTTTACCGGTATTCATCCAAAATACTCAAGCTGCACGATGAAGCCCTCACTGCTGTATCCGCTCCTACCCTCCATGGAAAAATACGCCTTGGAGCCCCGGACGATTACGCCATGAAACACCTTCCCGGCATACTTAGGGAATTCGCCGTGAACCATCCTCAGGTTCAGATAGATGTATTTTGTGATGATACTCCGACCCTGAGCAAAATGCTTAAAAACGGACAATTAGATCTCGTTATTGCAACAGATAAGGTAAAAACAAAATATTCTGCCCCACTGGAGCTGACTTGGATTTTACCGCAAAGAATGGACCCATCAGAAGTGGAAGAACTTCCTTTAGCACTATTTCATCCGGTCTGCTGTTATCGTGAAAACGGCTTGAAAGCTTTAAATAAGATTGGACGTAAATACCGCATAGCCTATGGAAGTCCCAGTCTGGCAGGGTTGCTTGCAGCAGTTCAAGGAGGCTTGGCAATAGCAGTAGTAACCAAAGATACAACAGCAAATGGATGCAGGCATGCAATTCCCTCAGATGGACTACCGCCCATAGAATCAATTTACATAGACCTGAGATTTCAACCCGGAATAAGATCGGAAGTTATTTCGGTTTTCGGCGGGTTTATTGCGAAGGGATTGGGGATTGTTATATGA
- a CDS encoding YfbU family protein, producing the protein MKLTRYERINLANQFKILADLNDDEGYLIYSKILENGYEDDYHIIFDNYDEVFTQDRCEFVKSVLEMYEFIQLAGKESKNELILEHRFFKFRGYDGNNEGQYMRYARFVINDLDMWDYLEVAKKDLNSHMPMHHRYSAMLDVFVNCEDKYNLTEGEVLDILDAK; encoded by the coding sequence ATGAAATTGACACGTTATGAAAGAATCAATCTTGCAAATCAATTTAAGATCTTAGCTGATCTCAATGATGATGAAGGCTATTTAATTTATAGCAAAATTTTGGAAAATGGATATGAAGATGACTATCATATTATTTTTGATAATTATGATGAAGTTTTCACCCAAGATAGATGTGAATTTGTAAAAAGTGTTCTTGAAATGTATGAGTTTATACAATTAGCAGGCAAAGAAAGTAAAAATGAATTGATACTTGAACACAGATTTTTTAAATTTAGAGGGTATGACGGCAATAATGAGGGTCAATACATGCGCTATGCACGATTTGTAATAAATGATCTTGATATGTGGGATTATCTTGAAGTAGCCAAAAAAGATTTAAATAGCCATATGCCTATGCATCATAGATATTCAGCAATGTTAGATGTTTTTGTAAATTGTGAAGATAAGTATAATCTCACTGAGGGTGAAGTATTAGATATACTTGATGCAAAATAA
- the gyrA gene encoding DNA gyrase subunit A, with product MSQITIEEELKKSYLEYSLSVIIGRAIPDVRDGLKPVHRRILYAMHELGNTYNRSYKKSARVVGDVIGKYHPHGDSAVYDALVRMAQEFSMRDPLVDGQGNFGSIDGDAAAAMRYTEARMSKLSSEFLADLEKKTVDFRDNYDNSLQEPSVLPTKVPNLLLNGTSGIAVGMATNIPPHNLGELINGTVHLLDNPECEIEDLMDFIKGPDFPTGALCFGGKGLREAYLTGRGSIKIRGVVNIEEKKNGRQSIVITEIPYALNKSSMVEKIAQLVGEGKIEGVSDLRDESDRKGIRVVVDLKKGAIADIIINSLYKFTQLEQSFGINMMAVNANRPQLMNLKQILAAFLEHRREVIIRRTRFDLDKCEKRAHILEGLRIALDNIDEVVKIIRGSSNGDEARIGLMDRFELSKVQAQAILDMRLQRLTNLEHEKLLEEYAEILKKIEYFKSILANEEVLKGVIRDELVEIKDNYATERKTVLMDHNPDDIDIEDLIPDDDAVITLSRRGYIKRTPLSNYQKQKRGGKGIAGVQTKDGDFIHTFLTTSNHQYLLLFTSKGKMFKIKVHQVPEASRIARGAHIANLLPLEKDETIATAMTMREFEEECFFLFVTKSGMIKRSSIALYRNCRQSGIRAVALKEGDALITVKEVSADSEAVLVTRNGTSIRFSCQDARAMGRVASGVKGIALRPGDEVVSGVVTGDEERVQLLTISEGGYGKRTDIDQHRIQTRGGKGIISMRVTTKTGKVLGSIMVSPEDEVVLLTSGNKIIRMGVKDVSLVGRATQGVRLVRMDDGDHVVGFDLVQDANEEITSEPEGEESE from the coding sequence ATGTCTCAAATCACAATTGAAGAAGAGCTTAAGAAATCGTACTTAGAGTACTCCTTGAGCGTAATCATCGGCCGTGCGATCCCCGATGTAAGGGACGGGCTGAAGCCTGTACACAGGCGTATTCTTTACGCCATGCACGAGCTTGGTAACACTTACAACAGGTCCTATAAGAAATCGGCCCGTGTTGTCGGTGACGTAATCGGTAAATATCACCCGCACGGTGACTCTGCTGTTTACGATGCCTTGGTACGTATGGCGCAGGAATTTTCCATGCGCGATCCGCTTGTAGACGGTCAGGGTAACTTCGGTTCCATTGACGGCGATGCTGCAGCGGCTATGCGTTACACCGAAGCAAGAATGTCAAAACTCAGTTCCGAGTTCCTGGCCGACCTTGAGAAAAAGACTGTCGATTTCCGCGACAACTACGATAACTCCTTGCAGGAACCTTCTGTCCTGCCTACCAAGGTTCCCAACCTGCTGCTGAACGGTACTTCCGGTATTGCGGTTGGTATGGCTACCAATATTCCGCCTCACAACCTCGGCGAGCTGATCAACGGTACCGTGCATCTGCTCGATAATCCCGAGTGTGAAATCGAAGACCTTATGGACTTTATTAAAGGTCCTGACTTCCCCACCGGAGCACTTTGCTTCGGCGGCAAGGGACTTCGTGAGGCTTACCTGACCGGGCGTGGTTCCATTAAAATTCGCGGTGTTGTTAACATCGAGGAGAAAAAGAACGGCCGTCAGTCCATCGTTATCACCGAGATTCCCTACGCACTGAACAAATCCAGCATGGTTGAAAAGATCGCCCAGCTGGTTGGTGAAGGTAAGATCGAAGGTGTTTCCGACCTGCGTGACGAATCTGACCGTAAGGGTATCCGCGTTGTTGTTGACCTGAAAAAGGGTGCAATCGCCGATATTATCATCAATTCCCTGTACAAGTTCACCCAGCTGGAACAGAGCTTCGGCATCAACATGATGGCTGTTAACGCCAACCGTCCGCAGCTCATGAACCTGAAGCAGATTCTGGCTGCATTCCTGGAACACCGTCGCGAAGTCATCATCCGCCGCACCCGCTTTGATCTGGATAAATGCGAAAAACGCGCTCACATTCTCGAAGGTTTGCGCATCGCACTGGATAACATCGATGAAGTTGTTAAAATCATCCGCGGTTCCAGTAACGGTGATGAAGCACGTATCGGTTTGATGGATCGTTTCGAACTTTCCAAGGTTCAGGCTCAGGCTATTCTCGACATGCGTTTGCAGAGACTGACCAACCTTGAACACGAAAAACTTCTTGAAGAATATGCAGAGATTCTCAAGAAGATAGAATACTTCAAGTCCATCCTGGCTAATGAGGAAGTTCTGAAAGGAGTAATCCGTGACGAGCTGGTTGAGATCAAGGACAACTACGCCACCGAGCGTAAGACTGTTCTCATGGATCACAACCCTGATGATATCGACATCGAAGACCTGATCCCCGATGACGATGCGGTTATTACTCTTTCCAGACGCGGCTACATCAAACGTACTCCGCTTTCCAACTACCAGAAGCAGAAACGCGGCGGTAAAGGTATTGCCGGTGTTCAGACCAAGGATGGGGATTTTATCCACACCTTCCTGACCACTTCGAACCACCAGTACCTGCTGCTGTTCACTTCCAAAGGTAAGATGTTCAAAATCAAGGTTCATCAGGTTCCCGAAGCAAGCCGCATCGCCCGTGGCGCGCATATCGCCAACCTGCTGCCTCTTGAAAAGGACGAGACTATTGCCACTGCAATGACAATGCGTGAGTTCGAAGAGGAGTGTTTCTTCCTGTTCGTAACCAAGAGCGGTATGATTAAACGTTCTTCCATTGCTCTTTACCGCAACTGCCGTCAGTCCGGTATTCGCGCTGTAGCCCTGAAAGAAGGTGATGCACTGATCACAGTTAAGGAAGTCAGCGCAGATTCCGAAGCCGTACTGGTTACCAGAAACGGTACCTCCATCCGCTTCAGCTGTCAGGATGCAAGAGCCATGGGTCGCGTAGCCAGCGGTGTTAAAGGTATTGCACTGCGTCCCGGCGATGAGGTTGTTTCCGGTGTTGTTACCGGTGATGAGGAACGTGTTCAGCTGCTTACCATCTCCGAAGGCGGTTACGGTAAACGTACTGACATTGATCAGCATCGTATCCAGACCCGTGGCGGTAAAGGTATCATCAGCATGAGGGTGACCACTAAGACCGGTAAGGTTCTTGGTTCAATTATGGTTTCACCTGAAGATGAAGTTGTTCTGCTTACCTCCGGTAACAAAATTATCCGTATGGGCGTTAAAGATGTTTCCCTTGTTGGCCGCGCCACTCAGGGTGTTCGTCTTGTTCGTATGGATGACGGTGATCATGTTGTCGGTTTTGACCTTGTTCAGGATGCAAATGAAGAAATAACTTCCGAGCCTGAAGGTGAAGAATCCGAATAA
- the dnaN gene encoding DNA polymerase III subunit beta, with protein sequence MYLKVNRDEVIEGLQKSASIIPAKTGAAYLRTIWLKSDGGNLRIMSTDSNLEFCGTYPAEIMEEGLAGVQGRAFYDLVRKLPSGELTIKNDADGSSILVEQGSRKYKLPVNDPTWFQKFSSFPSEGAVFWSGDFLLELIERIAFCISDEDSMEAIACMNIVPAADENGKFVEVCGLNGHQFARLKFINDDIHSILPEEGILIQKKYLVELKKWLTEDEIELSLSEKRLFFKTADGKETFSLPLSYYQYPNYKNFLSKLNDDDVSRMKVEKSELSMALDRISIFNTDSNRCASFLFNPGELVLFSQGQEVGTATESMEIEFSGEMERIAFPTKNLIEILGHFQSDKINFTLTGAEAPCGVTGGDDNEYLVIVMPMKVQEETYYSEEDV encoded by the coding sequence ATGTATTTAAAGGTGAATAGGGATGAAGTGATCGAAGGATTGCAGAAGTCTGCCAGCATCATTCCCGCCAAAACAGGAGCTGCGTATCTGCGCACCATCTGGCTGAAAAGTGATGGTGGTAACCTGCGTATCATGTCCACTGATTCCAATCTGGAATTCTGCGGGACATATCCGGCCGAGATTATGGAAGAGGGACTTGCAGGAGTACAGGGACGTGCTTTCTATGATCTGGTCCGTAAACTGCCTTCCGGTGAACTGACCATCAAGAATGATGCTGACGGTTCTTCCATTCTGGTTGAGCAGGGTTCCAGAAAATACAAGCTGCCTGTGAATGATCCCACCTGGTTTCAGAAATTCTCCTCTTTTCCTTCTGAGGGCGCAGTATTCTGGTCCGGCGATTTTCTGCTTGAGCTCATTGAAAGAATCGCCTTCTGCATCAGTGATGAGGACAGTATGGAAGCCATTGCTTGCATGAACATTGTACCTGCTGCTGATGAGAATGGTAAGTTTGTGGAAGTATGCGGCCTGAACGGACATCAGTTCGCACGCCTTAAATTTATCAATGATGATATCCATTCAATTCTTCCTGAAGAAGGAATCCTTATTCAGAAGAAATATCTGGTTGAACTTAAAAAGTGGCTCACCGAAGATGAGATTGAACTCAGCCTCAGTGAAAAGCGTCTTTTCTTTAAGACCGCAGACGGCAAGGAAACTTTCAGCCTGCCGCTGAGTTACTACCAGTATCCGAACTACAAGAATTTCCTGTCCAAGCTCAATGATGATGATGTTTCGCGCATGAAAGTGGAAAAATCCGAGCTCTCTATGGCTCTGGACCGTATCTCCATTTTCAACACCGATTCCAACCGTTGTGCATCCTTCCTGTTCAACCCCGGCGAGCTGGTGCTCTTCTCACAGGGTCAGGAAGTAGGTACTGCGACCGAATCCATGGAGATTGAATTTTCCGGCGAAATGGAACGCATTGCTTTCCCCACCAAGAACCTCATTGAGATCCTTGGGCACTTCCAGTCCGACAAAATCAACTTCACCCTGACCGGAGCCGAAGCGCCCTGCGGCGTTACCGGTGGTGATGACAACGAATATCTCGTTATCGTCATGCCCATGAAGGTTCAGGAAGAGACTTACTACAGCGAGGAAGACGTTTAA
- a CDS encoding tetratricopeptide repeat protein, with the protein MKRFLIIIIASLLLMAQGCDKPNDNRSEVIDKARSSFISGFYSDSEKGFERYLQDNPQGEHRFEAWNYLVKIAAEVRHDSERGAAILEAMYLEFGHKPDLASKLKLQLAEMYIRTGQYKEAVEALEKSLEYSEQTQEQLDSKRTMLAETFRKLRNYDLAIYTYNDIAKSTDNPRTKARAIFEMAHTLTLIQAWERAESELEKLLKMEGISEDIHAEAVFMLADIYEDRHEYKRAVELLEGIVDTYPNPYAVRYKLDYLKKRY; encoded by the coding sequence ATGAAGAGATTCTTGATTATAATAATCGCATCCCTGCTGCTTATGGCGCAGGGATGCGATAAGCCTAACGATAACAGATCAGAAGTTATCGATAAGGCTAGGTCTAGTTTTATCAGCGGCTTTTACAGTGATTCGGAAAAAGGATTCGAAAGATACCTGCAGGATAACCCGCAGGGAGAGCATCGTTTTGAAGCCTGGAATTATCTGGTAAAAATTGCTGCTGAAGTTCGTCACGACAGCGAGCGCGGTGCAGCAATTCTTGAAGCCATGTATCTTGAGTTTGGTCATAAACCTGACCTCGCTTCGAAATTAAAGCTTCAGCTGGCAGAAATGTATATTCGTACCGGCCAGTATAAAGAAGCTGTTGAAGCTTTGGAAAAAAGCCTTGAATATTCTGAACAGACTCAAGAGCAGCTTGATTCAAAACGGACTATGCTTGCTGAAACTTTCCGCAAGTTAAGAAATTATGATCTGGCAATTTACACATACAACGACATAGCCAAAAGTACCGATAACCCGCGTACTAAAGCCCGGGCTATTTTTGAAATGGCTCACACACTGACCCTTATCCAAGCTTGGGAAAGGGCGGAATCAGAACTTGAAAAACTACTCAAAATGGAAGGTATTTCTGAGGATATTCATGCTGAAGCAGTCTTTATGCTCGCTGATATTTATGAAGACAGGCATGAGTATAAAAGGGCCGTAGAATTGCTGGAAGGGATTGTTGATACTTATCCCAACCCTTACGCAGTGCGATATAAGCTTGATTATTTGAAGAAGCGGTATTGA
- the gyrB gene encoding DNA topoisomerase (ATP-hydrolyzing) subunit B yields the protein MAPNQDYSAESITVLEGLAAVRKRPAMYIGSTDIRGLHHLVYEVVDNSIDEAMGGYCDKFKVTLHMDNSVTVSDNGRGIPVDIHPKKKKPALEIVMTVLHAGGKFDNDAYKVSGGLHGVGVSCVNALSEHLEATVRRGGKIYRQSYERGVPTGPLECIGDAVTTGTTIRFRPDEEIFETNQFDFNTLKKRFRELAYLNKGLEIEFVDERSNESASFKADGGIVSFVEDLNKGQTTVSEIIYAESETDNVITELAVQYNTAFKENTHTFANNIRTVEGGTHLAGFKGALTRAINTYIQNSDLPKKLKIKLSGDDVREGLTAVISVKLPDPQFEGQTKTKLGNSEMVGIVSGMVYDKLSSYFQENPKDAKAIVEKVVDAARARDAARKARDLVRRKGALSDHSLPGKLADCQSKDPAESELFIVEGDSAGGSAKQGRNPKHQAILPLRGKILNVEKTRFDKMLGNKEIRALITAMGIGIGQEEGEKDFDKLRYHKVVIMTDADVDGSHIRTLLLTFFFRQYEELIERGHLYIAQPPLYRIAKGKYEKFIKDDSELYSLLIERVAKDITIKTECGQEYHQESLIELLDDIRFIKGKIGEAANMGISDALFAKLVSLDEKMTPEMFADSDPQSFIFKMEESGYKVIIEREETETEGEARVYVVFENENGHRTRLAVEFFNSKLFRNTYDRNRKIVDECDGIDFKITRGENETEVRGIFSLLDGVMEEAYKGINLQRYKGLGEMNPEQLWETTMDPEKRTMLQVTIEDATAANDIFEDLMGDNVEPRREFIEKNALAVQELDI from the coding sequence ATGGCTCCTAACCAAGATTACAGCGCGGAATCGATTACCGTCCTTGAGGGACTTGCCGCGGTTAGAAAAAGACCTGCCATGTACATCGGTTCAACCGATATCAGGGGTTTGCACCACCTTGTTTACGAGGTGGTCGACAACTCCATCGATGAAGCCATGGGCGGGTATTGCGACAAGTTCAAGGTAACCCTGCATATGGATAACAGCGTAACCGTATCCGATAACGGCCGCGGTATTCCTGTTGATATCCATCCCAAAAAGAAAAAACCGGCTCTTGAAATCGTTATGACCGTGCTTCATGCCGGTGGTAAGTTCGATAACGATGCCTATAAAGTTTCCGGTGGTCTGCACGGGGTTGGTGTTTCCTGCGTAAACGCCCTTTCTGAGCATCTTGAGGCTACAGTTCGACGCGGGGGTAAGATTTACCGCCAAAGTTACGAGAGAGGGGTTCCTACGGGTCCTCTGGAGTGCATCGGTGATGCAGTGACTACCGGTACAACCATCCGTTTTCGTCCTGATGAGGAAATTTTTGAAACCAACCAGTTTGATTTCAACACCCTCAAAAAGCGTTTTCGCGAGCTGGCCTACCTGAATAAAGGTCTTGAAATTGAATTTGTCGATGAAAGATCAAACGAAAGTGCCAGCTTCAAGGCTGACGGCGGTATTGTTTCTTTTGTTGAAGATTTGAACAAAGGGCAGACCACAGTCAGTGAAATTATTTATGCCGAGTCCGAGACCGACAACGTAATTACTGAACTGGCTGTGCAGTACAACACTGCCTTCAAGGAAAACACCCACACCTTTGCCAACAACATCCGTACTGTTGAGGGTGGAACACACCTGGCAGGTTTCAAGGGTGCCCTGACCCGTGCCATCAATACTTACATTCAGAACTCTGACCTGCCTAAAAAGCTTAAAATCAAGCTTTCCGGTGACGATGTTCGTGAAGGTCTTACCGCGGTCATCAGTGTTAAACTTCCTGATCCGCAGTTCGAAGGTCAGACCAAGACCAAACTCGGTAACTCCGAAATGGTCGGTATTGTTTCCGGTATGGTTTACGACAAGCTTTCTTCTTATTTTCAGGAAAACCCCAAGGATGCAAAAGCTATCGTTGAAAAGGTAGTTGATGCCGCTCGTGCAAGGGATGCAGCTCGCAAGGCTCGTGACCTTGTCCGCCGCAAGGGTGCTCTTTCCGACCACTCCCTGCCCGGTAAGCTTGCCGACTGCCAGTCCAAAGACCCGGCCGAAAGCGAACTCTTTATCGTTGAGGGTGACTCCGCGGGTGGTTCTGCAAAACAGGGCCGTAACCCGAAACATCAGGCTATCCTGCCCCTGCGCGGTAAAATTCTGAACGTTGAGAAAACCCGTTTTGACAAGATGCTCGGTAACAAGGAAATCCGGGCTCTGATTACTGCAATGGGTATCGGTATCGGTCAGGAAGAGGGCGAAAAGGATTTCGATAAGCTGCGTTACCACAAGGTCGTTATTATGACTGACGCGGATGTTGACGGCTCCCACATTAGAACCCTGTTGCTGACTTTCTTCTTCCGTCAGTATGAAGAGCTTATTGAGCGTGGTCATCTCTACATTGCGCAGCCGCCGCTGTACCGTATTGCCAAAGGTAAATACGAAAAATTCATCAAGGATGATTCCGAACTCTACTCCCTGCTTATCGAGAGAGTTGCCAAGGATATCACCATCAAAACCGAATGCGGTCAGGAATATCATCAGGAATCTCTAATCGAACTGCTTGATGACATCCGTTTTATCAAAGGCAAAATCGGCGAAGCTGCCAACATGGGTATTTCTGATGCCCTGTTCGCAAAACTGGTCAGCCTTGATGAAAAAATGACTCCGGAGATGTTTGCCGACAGTGATCCGCAATCTTTTATCTTCAAAATGGAAGAGTCCGGTTACAAGGTCATTATTGAGCGCGAAGAGACTGAAACCGAGGGTGAAGCCCGCGTTTACGTTGTTTTTGAAAACGAAAACGGGCACCGCACCAGACTGGCAGTTGAATTCTTCAACTCCAAGCTGTTCCGCAACACCTATGACCGTAACCGCAAAATCGTAGATGAGTGCGACGGTATCGACTTCAAAATCACCCGTGGTGAAAATGAAACCGAAGTCAGAGGTATTTTCAGCCTGCTCGACGGTGTGATGGAAGAAGCCTACAAAGGTATCAACCTTCAGCGCTATAAAGGTCTGGGTGAAATGAACCCCGAGCAGCTCTGGGAAACCACCATGGATCCCGAGAAGAGAACCATGCTGCAGGTAACCATTGAAGACGCAACCGCTGCCAACGACATCTTTGAAGACCTCATGGGTGATAACGTTGAGCCGCGCCGCGAATTTATTGAAAAGAACGCTCTCGCAGTTCAAGAGCTTGATATTTAA
- a CDS encoding carboxymuconolactone decarboxylase family protein: MAEKQIEIHKQIGENWGTYMKLMPEVGDLYDQFHGEVYKDGTVKAKEKRLMAIVGALVSGCRACMLYQTKEALNLGATVDEILETCAVAISLGGTMAAGEATHIMGFLKELGKID, encoded by the coding sequence ATGGCTGAAAAACAAATAGAAATACATAAGCAGATTGGTGAAAACTGGGGAACGTATATGAAATTGATGCCCGAGGTAGGGGATCTTTATGACCAATTTCATGGTGAGGTTTATAAAGACGGAACAGTTAAAGCCAAGGAGAAAAGATTGATGGCTATAGTGGGGGCATTGGTCAGTGGTTGCAGGGCATGTATGCTTTACCAGACCAAAGAAGCTCTGAATCTTGGTGCCACTGTTGATGAAATTCTTGAGACTTGTGCCGTGGCAATTTCACTAGGCGGAACGATGGCTGCCGGGGAAGCAACACACATAATGGGATTTCTTAAAGAGTTAGGAAAGATTGATTGA